Within the Bacteroidetes bacterium SB0662_bin_6 genome, the region CGCGGAGCTTGACCTGCAGGGCGTTGTCGAGACGGCCGCAGAGGAGGGCTACGACTGCGTGGAGTTGCTTTGCTGGCCCCGGGGCAAGGCGGAGCGCCGCTACGCGGGCGTTACCCACATCGATGTGACGGACTTTTCCGAATCGGACGCCCGGCAGGTGCGCGCGGTGGTCGAAGATGCGGGGGTGGGAATCAGCGGGCTCGGGTATTATCCCAACCCGCTCGTGCCCGATCCGGACGAATCCGCCGTATACGTCGAACATATCCGGAATGTCGTGCGCGCCGCCGCGCTGCTCGGGGTAGACCTTGTAAACACCTTCGTGGGGCGCGATCCGGCCCGGTCGGTCGAGGACCAATGGCCGCGGTTTCTGGCCGTATGGAGGCCGCTCGTCGCGTTTGCGGAGGAGCACGGGGTGCGTATCGCCATCGAGAACTGCCCCATGCTTTTTACGCAGGACGAATGGCCGGGGGGCAAGAATCTTGCGTACAGTCCGGCTATCTGGCGCCGCATGTTCGAGGATATTCC harbors:
- a CDS encoding sugar phosphate isomerase/epimerase, which encodes MKLGFVSAILAELDLQGVVETAAEEGYDCVELLCWPRGKAERRYAGVTHIDVTDFSESDARQVRAVVEDAGVGISGLGYYPNPLVPDPDESAVYVEHIRNVVRAAALLGVDLVNTFVGRDPARSVEDQWPRFLAVWRPLVAFAEEHGVRIAIENCPMLFTQDEWPGGKNLAYSPAIWRRMFEDIPSDRFGLNYDPSHMIWQQMDYLRPLRTFADRLFHVHAKDVRLDRDRLDEVGILATPLEYHTPKLPGLGDVDWGCFFSVLTDTGYDGPVCVEVEDRAYEHSLEARKLSLRQSAGYLRTFVPA